Part of the Gilliamella sp. wkB7 genome is shown below.
GTCGCACCAAAACAATCTCCCGCGCCAGTTGGATCAACCGGTGTTGTAATAAAGCCGTCAACATGCAATGTTAATAAATTATTGTTATCGTCTCGACCATAATAATTAGCACCTTTACTACCTTTTTTTACCACAATGTGTTTAATACCCTTATTGAGCAATGCAAACATTGTTTGATCTTCACTTTCATCGTTACTACTAGCAAAATAACTGACTTCACTCTCACTTGGTAAAAATATATCAGTATATTCCATAATATAGTCAAAAGATTGCTCCATCTCTTGAATATTAAACATCTCCTTGCGTAAATTAGGATCGAACGAAATTGTACCACCCTTACTTTTAATGATATCAAGTGCTTTACGCATCGCATCAATTGCCCGAAAAGAATATAGTGATGAGCCCATAACATGTAAATGATTACAGTCTTTTAATAAGTTCTCATTGATATGATTGAACGAGAGTAAACCACATGCACTATTAGGAATATTGAAAATAAAGTCTCTATCATTTGAACCTTTATAAGTTACAAAAGCACTACCGGTATTCGCCTTATTATGAGTAGTAATACCATCAATAATAACCCCATCTTGCTTAAGTCGCTTAATACACATATTGCCAAAGGGATCTTTACCTATACAGCTAAAAAAAATGACAGGAAAACCTAATTTAGCTACTTGATCGGCAAATATTGCAGGTGCGCCACTTGGGAAAGGCCCAATAAATTCACCAGTTTGATCAAAACGTTGATTTTGCTTTTTTGCTAAAAACTCAACAAGTAATTCTCCAATAGTACAAATTTTAAATTGCATATTAAATTACCTTTGAATTGTGATAAGTTATGCAGTATTTGTTTATAGCACGTTGCTTAAAATCTGAATCTATTAATTGTTGATGATATTCAGTAACAGCTGCTTTTGATAATATTACGACATCCATATGTTTTAATTTTCCAATACTATAGTTATCAGGTAATAAAAATCGTTGAGGCAAAACACCGATGGTGTGATCAGCATTTTTAAATATCTGTTGATAAGTATTTTGTTGTTCACTATTTTCAATAATCAAATGATTATTATCATTAATAGCTGCTAGTTCAAAAATGAAATGCGAAATATGAAATTGATTAAGAATAGGAGTTAATGTATTACTATTTTGAAGAGTATTTCCATCTTGTAAAACACCCCCAACAAGAATAACTTCTGCATCAGAAAATTCTTTAACTAATTGAGCGTTATTAATGTCATTCATAATCAATCTTAATGACTTTTTGTTATGCAAAAAAGGAATAAGTTTTCGAATCAAATTACCATGACTTAAAAAAAGAGTATCGCCATCATTAATATAGTTTAAACAATTTTTTACTAAATCTATTTCACCTCTTTCCATACCTATATTAGTGTAATTTAGTGGCTCAATAGTTGTATGATTAATCAAATTCTCAGGTGAAATATAAATCGCTCCCCCAAAAGAACGTTTTAGATATCCTTGTTGTTCCAAATAAGTTAAATCTTGTCGAATCGTAACATTCGAGACTCGAAGCATGTCAGATAACTTATCCACTTTTACTTCACCTTGTTTGCGTACGATTTCGGCAATATCTAATCGTCGTTTTAGTAGGGCTGAAGACGCTCTAGCCAAATTTTACTTCCTATATAACTGATAATTATTAAAACAAAGATAATAAAATTTATCATACTAGTGGTCAATATCAATTGATCGAATAATTACTTAATTCTTTAAAAAAATCAAGAATAATTATATTGTTCTTACTACCTAATCTAGGTAGTAAATAGTTAACCGCCAAAACTAAATTTTGGCAACAAATTTATTATTTTTTGAATATTAAAATCCATTTTTGTGATCTTTCTCACTTTATTAACACTAGTATAACTTTCGTTTTGCAATCATAATTTTCATCAATAACTTTCAATTCGAAAATTAATGTATTTTAAAATTTATAGAAATTTAAGGAGAAAACACATGTCTATCATTTCCAGTAATAACATGTTAAAAAAAGCACAAAAAGAACATTATGCTGTTCCTGCCTTTAATATCCATAATTTAGAAACGATACAAGTTGTTGTTGAAACAGTTTCTGAATTACAGTCTCCAGTTATCTTAGCTGGTACACCTGGTACCTATAGTTATGCTGGTACGGAAAATATCATCGCCATTGCTGAAGAGTTATCGAAAAAACACAATATTCCTTTAGCTGTGCATCTAGATCATCATGAAGAATATAACGATATCGCTTACAAAATTAACGCTGGCATAAGATCGGTAATGATCGATGGTTCACATTTTCCATATGAAGAGAATATTGCCATCGTAAAACAAATTGTTGAATATGCTCACCGTTATGATGTCAGTGTTGAAGCAGAACTAGGACGCCTTGGTGGTATAGAAGATGATCTAATGGTCGATGTTAAAGATGCCTTATATACAAATCCAAAACAAGCGGTAGATTTTATTGAAAAGACAGGTATTGATTCA
Proteins encoded:
- a CDS encoding sugar kinase, whose product is MQFKICTIGELLVEFLAKKQNQRFDQTGEFIGPFPSGAPAIFADQVAKLGFPVIFFSCIGKDPFGNMCIKRLKQDGVIIDGITTHNKANTGSAFVTYKGSNDRDFIFNIPNSACGLLSFNHINENLLKDCNHLHVMGSSLYSFRAIDAMRKALDIIKSKGGTISFDPNLRKEMFNIQEMEQSFDYIMEYTDIFLPSESEVSYFASSNDESEDQTMFALLNKGIKHIVVKKGSKGANYYGRDDNNNLLTLHVDGFITTPVDPTGAGDCFGATFISLMLAGYSVEQALQYANASGALAVSKTGPMEGTSTFAELKQFIAKYEQ
- a CDS encoding DeoR/GlpR family DNA-binding transcription regulator encodes the protein MARASSALLKRRLDIAEIVRKQGEVKVDKLSDMLRVSNVTIRQDLTYLEQQGYLKRSFGGAIYISPENLINHTTIEPLNYTNIGMERGEIDLVKNCLNYINDGDTLFLSHGNLIRKLIPFLHNKKSLRLIMNDINNAQLVKEFSDAEVILVGGVLQDGNTLQNSNTLTPILNQFHISHFIFELAAINDNNHLIIENSEQQNTYQQIFKNADHTIGVLPQRFLLPDNYSIGKLKHMDVVILSKAAVTEYHQQLIDSDFKQRAINKYCITYHNSKVI
- a CDS encoding tagatose bisphosphate family class II aldolase, whose protein sequence is MSIISSNNMLKKAQKEHYAVPAFNIHNLETIQVVVETVSELQSPVILAGTPGTYSYAGTENIIAIAEELSKKHNIPLAVHLDHHEEYNDIAYKINAGIRSVMIDGSHFPYEENIAIVKQIVEYAHRYDVSVEAELGRLGGIEDDLMVDVKDALYTNPKQAVDFIEKTGIDSLAIAIGTAHGLYKSEPKLDFERLSEIRSMVDIPLVLHGASGVPDKDVRECIKRGICKVNVATELKIAFSDALKEYFIEHPDANDPRHYMKPAKAAMKEIVKKIITTCGCAGKL